Proteins from a single region of Oncorhynchus nerka isolate Pitt River linkage group LG18, Oner_Uvic_2.0, whole genome shotgun sequence:
- the LOC115127906 gene encoding LOW QUALITY PROTEIN: NACHT, LRR and PYD domains-containing protein 3-like (The sequence of the model RefSeq protein was modified relative to this genomic sequence to represent the inferred CDS: inserted 1 base in 1 codon; deleted 2 bases in 1 codon): MSLSGEREEETTASKMSLSGERKEGTTASKMSLSGERGEETTASKMSLFGEREDGTTDSKMTQDTSSKRVQKPRAESPTTSLLSMKSDQPPAFSQEPLPDDNNEVESLDSEDVLKITHNLLDRRSQTLLIVQQDIKAKLKHKYQHISEGIGHHGNQSLFKDIYTDLYITEGGSGGVSNEHEVRQIEMASKKRTTQETPIKCNDIFKPLPGQDKPIRTVLTKGIAGIGKTVSVQKVILDWAEGKANQDVHFMLPLPFRDLNLKKDQYSLMQLLSHNFSEMKEIDSIEDGETKTVFIFDGLDECRLSLDFKNNEKCCDVTKPTSVDVLLTNLIKGNLLPSALLWITSRPAAANQIPPECVDQMTEVRGFNDPQKKEYFRKKITDQKLANEIIKHMKTSRSLHIMCHMPVFCWISATVLEMMLKEAEKDEVPKTLTQMYSHFILIQIIAKNKKYHKATETNAKELSQSDKEMILKLAKLAFQQLQKGNLIFYEEELRECGLDVTEASEYSALCTEIFKEESGLYQDKVYSFVHLSIQEFLAAVHALESCLNKKENVFSPTSDDEEKESIQLSDFHRRAVDQALKSENGHLDLFLRFLLGLSLESNQNLLRGLLTQTGSTTQTNEETVERTVRYLSDKIKEESSPERIINLFHCLNELGANSLVEDMQTSLHSGTLSETRLKPDQCSALAYLLLMSEEVLEEFDLKTYNTSEKGYQRLLPVVKTCKRALLAGCKLTYKSCETLASALQTPNSPLRELDLSYNDLGDRGVELLCVGLTSPLCNIQTLVLVDCKITHESCETLTSALQTPNSPLRELDLSYNDLGDRGXELLCVGLTSPLCNIQTLVLVDCKITYESCETLASALQTPNSPLRELDLSYNDLGDRGVELLCVGLTSPLCNIQTLVLGQCGLTEGCCSDLSSVLSSPNSQLKQLELRDNDLHDSGVTLLSAGLEDPDCKLHTLGLSGCLVTEEGCAALSSALRSNPFHLKELDLSYNHPGDSAGGLLSAALVDPTYKLMKLNVDHGGECRLKSGPRKYACHLTLDPNTVNSNLILSEGNRKVTRVVEEQHYEDHPDRFDFHPQVLCREGLSGGRYYWEVERDGGMADNGVVYKGMERKGGEEDSRTGFNRKSWCLVCSDSGYLFNHAGVNISISGPVSNRLGVYLDWSAGTLSFYSVSSSGTLTHLYTFYTTFTEPLYPGFWVTTFSVASLTLCQIDDQHIQR, from the exons TGTCCAGAAGCCCAGAGCAGAGTCACCTACAACCAGCCTGCTATCAATGAAGAGTGATCAGCCACCTGCTTTCAGCCAGGAACCATTACCAGATGACAATAATGAAGTGGAGAGTTTGGACAGTGAGGATGTATTAAAGATCACACACAACCTTCTGGACAGAAGAA GTCAAACTCTGCTGATAGTCCAACAAGACATTAAggctaaactgaaacacaagtatCAACACATATCTGAAGGAATTGGACACCATGGAAATCAAAGTTTGTTCAAGGACATCTACACAGacctctacatcacagagggtggaagtGGAGGGGTCAGTAATGAACATGAGGTTAGACAGATAGAGATGGCATCCAAGAAACGAACCACACAAGAGACACCAATCAAATGCAACGACATCTTCAAGCCTTTACCTGGACAAGACAAACcaatcagaactgtgctgaccaAAGGaatcgctggcattggaaaaacagtctctgttcAGAAGGTCATCCTTGACTGGGCAGAGGGAAAAGCAAATCAGGACGTTCATTTCATGCTTCCTCTTCCTTTCCGTGATCTAAACCTGAAAAAGGACCAATACAGTCTGATGCAACTTCTTTCCCACAACTTCTCAGAGATGAAAGAGATTGACAGCATTGAAGATGGTGAAACCAAAACTGTTTTCAtttttgatggtctggatgagtgtcGACTTTCTCTAGACTTCAAAAACAATGAGAAGTGCTGTGATGTCACGAAGCCAACCTCAGTGGACGTGCTGCTGACAAACCTCATCAAGGGGAATTTGCTTCCCTCTGCTCTACTCTGGATAACTTcacgacctgcagcagccaatcaGATCCCTCCTGAGTGTGTTGACCAGatgacagaggtacgagggttcaatgatcCACAGAAGaaggagtacttcaggaagaaAATAACAGATCAGAAACTGGCCAATGAAATCATCAAACACATgaagacatcaaggagcctccacatcatgtgccacatgcCAGTGTTCTGTTGGATATCAGCCACTGTCCTTGAGATGATGCTGAAAGAGGCAGAGAAGGATGAAGTCCCCAAAACTCTGACCCAGATGTACTCACACTTCATTCTCATCCAAATCATTGCGAAGAACAAGAAGTACCACAAAGCCACAGAGACAAACGCAAAGGAACTGTCTCAGTCAGACAAAGAGATGATCCTGAAACTGGCAAAACTTGCTTTCCAACAGCTGCAGAAGGGCAACCTGATCTTCTATGAGGAGGAACTGAGAGAGTGTGGCCTTGATGTCACAGAGGCATCAGAGTACTCAGCATTGTGTACAGAGATCTTTAAAGAGGAATCTGGGCTGTACCAAGACAAGGTCTACAGCTTTGtgcatctgagcattcaggagtttctagCAGCAGTGCATGCTTTAGAATCATGTCTGAACAAGAAGGAAAATGTTTTCTCCCCCACTAGTGATGATGAAGAGAAGGAGTCAATCCAGTTGTCTGACTTCCACAGGAGAGCAGTGGACCAGGCCTTGAAGAGTGAGAATGGACACCTGGACCtgttcctccgcttccttctgggtctctcactggagtccaatcagaatcTGTTACGAGGCCTTCTGACACAGACAGGAAGTACAACACAGACCAATGAGGAAACAGTTGAGAGAACAGTCAGGTACCTTTCAGACAAGATCAAGGAGGAATCCTCACCAGAAAGGATCATCAActtgttccactgtctgaatgaacttgGTGCCAACTCTCTAGTTGAAGACATGCAGACCTCCCTGCATTCAGGAACTCTTTCAGAAACAAGACTAAAACCTGACCAATGTTCAGCCCTGGCCTACCTGTTACTGATGTCAGAGGAGGTGCTGGAGGAGTTTGACCTGAAGACATACAACACATCAGAGAAAGGTTATCAGAGGTTGCTGCCCGTAGTGAAAACCTGCAAGAGAGCACT ACTAGCTGGCTGTAAACTCACATATAAATCCTGTGAGACTCTGGCCTCAGCTCTGCAGACACCAAACTCCCCCCTGAGAGAACTGGACCTCAGCTACAATGACCTGGGAGACAGAGGAGTGGAGCTGCTCTGTGTTGGACTAACCAGTCCACTATGCAACATACAGACACTAGT actggTTGACTGTAAAATCACACATGAATCCTGTGAGACTCTGACCTCAGCTCTGCAGACACCAAACTCCCCCTTGAGAGAACTGGACCTCAGCTACAATGAcctgggagacagag gggagctGCTCTGTGTTGGACTAACCAGTCCACTCTGCAACATACAGACACTAGT actggTTGACTGCAAAATCACATATGAATCCTGTGAGACTCTGGCCTCAGCTCTGCAGACACCAAACTCCCCCCTGAGAGAACTGGACCTCAGCTACAATGACCTGGGAGACAGAGGAGTGGAGCTGCTCTGTGTTGGACTAACCAGTCCACTCTGCAACATACAGACACTAGT TCTCGGTCAGTGTGGTCTGACAGAGGGTTGCTGTTCAGATCTGTCCTCAGTCCTGAGTTCACCCAACTCACAACTGAAACAACTGGAGCTGAGAGACAATGACCTGCATGACTCAGGAGTT ACACTGctgtctgctggactggaggatccagacTGTAAACTACACACACTGGG gctgtctggctgtctggtcaCAGAGGAGGGCTGTGCTGCTCTGtcttcagctctgaggtcaaaccccttcCACCTGaaagagctggacctgagctacaatcacccaggagactctgCAGGGGGACTGCTTTCAGCTGCTCTGGTGGATCCCACATATAAACTGATGAAGCTGAA TGTGGATCATGGTGGAGAGTGCAGGCTGAAATCAGGGCCGCGGAAAT ATGCCTGTCATCTCACCCTGGACCCAAATACAGTAAACTCAAACCTGATACTGTCTGAGGGGAACAGGAAGGTGACACGGGTGGTGGAGGAGCAGCATTATGAAGACCATCCAGACAGATTTGACTTTCATCCCCAAGTTCTCTGCAGAGAAGGCTTATCTGGAGGTCGTTATtactgggaggtggagagggatggTGGCATGGCGGACAATGGTGTGGTGTACAaaggaatggagaggaagggaggggaggaagacagTAGGACTGGATTCAATAGGAAGTCCTGGTGTTTAGTCTGCTCTGATAGTGGTTATTTATTTAACCATGCTGGAGTCAACATATCCATCTCTGGTCCTGTTTCTAACAGACttggagtgtatctggactggtcAGCTGGTACTTTGTCCTTCTATAGTGTGTCCTCCTCTGGTACACTGACACACCTTTACACATTCTACACCACATTCACTGAACCCCTCTATCCTGGGTTTTGGGTTACTACCTTCTCAGTGGCCTCATTGACCCTGTGTCAGATAGATGACCAACACATTCAGAGGTGA